A single region of the Chloroflexota bacterium genome encodes:
- a CDS encoding molybdenum cofactor guanylyltransferase: MMNSIVLAGGKGVRLGRDKLSEPVGGHSLLQRVVDVLELVSDLILVVIAQRQHGPALLATAKEARIIADFYPGKGALGGIYTGLAASVSSHSLVVAGDMPFLSSSLLHYLMEISPNFDVVMPRVKGEIEPLHAIYSRNCLEPIRQQIEQGDLRIRGFFQQVKVRYVEEEEMDGFDPRHLSFFNINTPADLRKAKVQLGESDNP; encoded by the coding sequence ATGATGAACTCGATTGTACTGGCCGGCGGCAAAGGGGTGCGGTTGGGGAGGGATAAGCTCTCGGAGCCTGTGGGCGGTCACTCCCTGCTCCAGAGGGTTGTTGATGTTCTGGAACTGGTCAGTGACCTGATTCTGGTAGTCATTGCTCAGAGACAGCATGGCCCTGCTCTATTGGCAACTGCAAAAGAGGCGAGGATCATAGCTGATTTCTACCCTGGTAAGGGTGCCCTGGGCGGTATCTACACTGGCCTGGCAGCCTCCGTCTCGTCCCACAGCCTGGTAGTGGCGGGGGATATGCCCTTTCTCAGTTCTTCCCTGCTGCACTATCTGATGGAGATTTCGCCTAATTTTGACGTTGTCATGCCCAGAGTTAAAGGCGAAATAGAGCCGCTGCATGCCATCTACTCCAGGAACTGCCTGGAACCCATCCGGCAGCAGATTGAACAGGGTGATCTCAGGATTAGGGGATTCTTTCAGCAGGTGAAGGTAAGGTATGTGGAAGAGGAGGAGATGGATGGGTTCGATCCCAGGCATCTCAGCTTCTTCAATATCAACACCCCGGCGGATTTGAGAAAGGCAAAGGTGCAGTTGGGGGAATCTGACAACCCGTGA
- a CDS encoding PilT/PilU family type 4a pilus ATPase, with product MDIDEILQQTVAKGASDLHLMVSSPPVFRIDGALTPQEDIPPFTREDIDTFFKQITIAKQRTAFEKEMELDLAYSISGLARFRVNVLKQRGTISLAFRRVSVDIPSIDELGLPQVCKELILRPRGFILVTGPANSGKSSTLAAMINHLNQTARRSVITIEDPIEYLFHNNKCIIRQRDLGDDTTSFHTALIHALRHDPDVIVIGEMRDLETTSTAMTAAETGHLVLGTLHTIDAAQSIDRIIDMYPYGQQQQVRLQLSQVIEGVLSQALLPRIGGGRVAAVEIMLVNNVIKRLIRDHKNFEIPPNMEMGSREGMQTLDMAMANLVKSGIISREDAAMRSSSSAKLNELLVRFDQQTADTEL from the coding sequence ATGGATATAGATGAAATTCTTCAACAGACGGTAGCCAAAGGTGCTTCAGATTTACACCTCATGGTATCAAGCCCACCAGTGTTCCGTATTGACGGCGCCCTCACACCGCAAGAGGATATACCGCCTTTTACAAGAGAAGATATCGATACATTCTTCAAACAAATTACTATTGCAAAGCAAAGAACCGCCTTTGAGAAAGAAATGGAACTGGATCTTGCCTATAGTATCTCCGGGTTAGCTCGATTCCGGGTTAACGTATTGAAACAGAGGGGCACAATCAGCCTTGCCTTCCGTCGTGTGTCAGTTGATATACCATCTATTGATGAACTGGGCCTACCCCAAGTCTGCAAGGAGCTTATTCTCAGGCCAAGAGGGTTCATCCTGGTAACCGGCCCTGCCAATAGTGGCAAGTCGAGTACTCTGGCAGCAATGATTAACCACCTCAATCAGACTGCAAGACGGAGTGTCATCACCATTGAAGACCCCATTGAATACTTATTCCACAATAACAAATGCATCATTCGACAGCGAGACCTGGGGGATGACACCACGTCTTTCCATACCGCTCTAATACACGCCCTCCGCCATGACCCGGATGTCATTGTCATCGGAGAGATGCGTGACCTGGAAACAACAAGCACAGCAATGACAGCTGCCGAGACGGGTCATCTAGTGCTGGGCACACTACATACCATCGATGCAGCGCAATCCATTGACCGCATAATTGATATGTACCCGTATGGACAGCAGCAGCAGGTCAGGCTGCAGCTGTCACAAGTGATAGAGGGAGTACTCTCACAGGCCCTCCTACCCCGTATCGGGGGAGGGCGGGTAGCTGCCGTCGAGATCATGCTGGTTAACAATGTGATCAAGAGACTCATCCGCGACCACAAGAATTTCGAAATACCCCCTAATATGGAGATGGGCAGCAGAGAGGGTATGCAGACACTGGACATGGCCATGGCCAACCTGGTGAAAAGCGGAATCATTTCCCGTGAAGATGCCGCGATGAGAAGCAGTAGTTCGGCAAAGCTAAACGAGTTGCTGGTTCGATTTGACCAGCAAACCGCAGACACTGAACTGTAG
- a CDS encoding ferredoxin, translated as MKVRIDRDLCLGVGNCVAIAPTVFKLDNENKVVVLTPSSVDNDKLLEAAESCPENAIIIEDDDGRQLYP; from the coding sequence ATGAAAGTAAGGATAGATAGAGATTTGTGCCTTGGCGTGGGCAATTGTGTGGCCATTGCACCGACGGTCTTCAAACTTGATAATGAAAACAAGGTTGTAGTCCTCACCCCCTCCTCTGTAGACAATGATAAGCTGTTAGAGGCTGCCGAAAGCTGCCCCGAGAATGCTATCATCATCGAGGACGACGACGGGCGTCAGCTATACCCTTGA
- the dnaJ gene encoding molecular chaperone DnaJ: MAKRDYYEVLGIDRNADEATIKKAYRNLAMQHHPDKNHNDDQAVEKMKQINEAYAVLCDPQKRSLYDRHGHAGLEGYAPEDIFRGVDFGSLFRESGLGGFGDSIFETLFGGGTTTRRAPGRGVDLRYDLSVTLEEVASGVEKTVELPKAERCSACNGTGAQSDGLVDCRKCRGTGQVVMEQRSGYGIIRQIMVCGDCRGKGKIVKKACKECQGKGIIEGTKEIRVIVPAGADTGQQIRIEGEGGIGERLHGDLYIVLNVEKHPVFERHGDDIYLQQDIRFTTAALGGQVQVRGLDGHLDLDITEGAQSGTVFRITGKGIPHLSHRGRGDEYVVVRVITPTKLSREEKELLKGFEGLRQKSGSDKHSGGRKV; the protein is encoded by the coding sequence ATGGCAAAGCGTGATTATTATGAGGTTCTGGGCATCGATAGAAACGCCGACGAAGCCACCATCAAAAAGGCCTACCGCAATCTGGCCATGCAACATCACCCCGATAAAAACCACAATGATGATCAGGCTGTAGAAAAAATGAAGCAAATCAACGAGGCCTACGCAGTCTTGTGTGATCCCCAAAAACGTAGCCTGTATGACAGGCATGGTCATGCGGGCCTTGAGGGATATGCTCCGGAGGACATATTCCGTGGGGTGGATTTTGGCAGCCTATTCAGGGAGTCCGGGCTGGGGGGCTTCGGCGATAGTATCTTCGAGACCCTTTTTGGCGGGGGAACCACAACCAGAAGAGCCCCTGGAAGGGGCGTTGACCTCAGGTATGACCTCAGTGTGACACTGGAGGAGGTGGCCTCTGGTGTGGAGAAGACTGTGGAGTTGCCTAAAGCCGAGAGGTGCTCTGCATGCAATGGGACAGGTGCCCAGTCTGATGGCCTGGTAGATTGCCGCAAGTGTCGGGGCACTGGCCAGGTTGTCATGGAGCAGAGGTCGGGATATGGCATAATCAGGCAGATCATGGTCTGTGGCGATTGCCGGGGCAAGGGCAAGATCGTGAAGAAGGCCTGCAAGGAATGCCAGGGCAAGGGCATTATCGAGGGAACCAAGGAGATAAGAGTGATTGTCCCTGCCGGTGCCGACACGGGTCAGCAGATCAGGATTGAGGGAGAGGGTGGGATAGGCGAGAGACTTCATGGTGACCTCTATATCGTTCTTAATGTGGAGAAGCATCCTGTTTTCGAGAGGCATGGCGACGATATCTATCTTCAGCAGGACATCAGATTCACTACAGCGGCTCTGGGCGGACAGGTGCAGGTGCGTGGACTCGATGGTCATCTCGATCTTGACATAACTGAAGGGGCTCAGAGCGGGACGGTGTTCCGCATCACGGGCAAGGGTATTCCCCACCTGAGCCATCGCGGCAGGGGAGACGAGTATGTTGTGGTCAGGGTAATCACCCCTACCAAACTGAGCCGTGAGGAAAAGGAGTTACTCAAGGGATTTGAAGGGCTGAGACAGAAATCAGGTAGTGACAAGCATAGCGGGGGTAGAAAGGTTTGA